The Rhodohalobacter sp. SW132 genome has a window encoding:
- the rplV gene encoding 50S ribosomal protein L22: protein METLTFEAKAVQRHLRKAPRKLRLVVDLVRGEQVDKAIKTLEFTKKGTAADVVKVIKSAAANIRDKFEEERLDNDLLFIKEIYVDEGVTLKRIQPAPMGRAHRINKRSSHITVVVAKKEETVIED from the coding sequence ATGGAAACACTTACATTCGAAGCTAAAGCAGTCCAGCGTCATCTGCGCAAAGCTCCAAGAAAATTACGCCTTGTTGTAGACTTGGTACGGGGTGAGCAAGTGGATAAAGCGATTAAAACACTTGAATTCACTAAAAAAGGTACTGCAGCCGATGTGGTTAAAGTGATCAAATCAGCAGCTGCAAACATTCGCGATAAATTTGAAGAAGAGCGGCTTGATAATGACCTCCTTTTTATCAAAGAGATCTATGTGGATGAGGGTGTGACCCTGAAGAGAATTCAACCCGCACCAATGGGCCGTGCACACCGCATCAATAAAAGAAGCAGCCACATTACTGTAGTTGTTGCGAAGAAGGAAGAAACTGTAATAGAAGATTAA
- the rplP gene encoding 50S ribosomal protein L16 → MLEPKRIPRRRVHRDKLKGNAQRGHTLAFGSFGLKALEPKFITSRQIEACRVTIARTLQRDGKTFIRIFPDRPITSKPAETRMGKGKGALDHFIAVVKPGRILFEIAGVSEAQAQEALRRASHKLPIKTKFVKRRDYDGE, encoded by the coding sequence ATGTTAGAACCAAAAAGAATTCCAAGACGTCGCGTCCACAGGGACAAGCTTAAAGGAAACGCACAGCGCGGACATACTCTTGCTTTTGGAAGTTTTGGCCTCAAAGCACTTGAGCCAAAGTTTATCACATCAAGACAAATTGAAGCTTGCCGTGTGACGATTGCCCGAACCCTGCAGCGGGATGGGAAAACGTTTATCCGAATTTTTCCTGACAGACCCATCACCAGCAAACCTGCTGAAACACGAATGGGTAAAGGAAAGGGTGCACTCGATCACTTTATTGCGGTAGTTAAGCCCGGCAGAATACTGTTTGAGATTGCTGGTGTAAGCGAAGCACAAGCTCAGGAAGCGTTGAGAAGAGCATCTCATAAACTGCCTATTAAAACAA
- the rpsS gene encoding 30S ribosomal protein S19 — protein sequence MPRSLKKGPFVHYKLLRKVDAMNESGKKKVIKTWSRSSMITPDFIGLTIAVHNGKQFIPVYVTDNMVGHKLGEFAPTRTFRGHPIKKMK from the coding sequence ATGCCTCGTTCGTTAAAAAAAGGGCCATTTGTACATTATAAGCTTCTGCGTAAAGTGGATGCAATGAATGAAAGTGGCAAAAAGAAAGTCATTAAAACATGGTCTCGTAGCTCAATGATTACTCCCGATTTTATCGGATTAACTATTGCAGTACACAATGGAAAACAGTTTATCCCTGTGTATGTGACTGATAATATGGTGGGACATAAACTGGGTGAATTTGCACCTACCCGCACGTTTCGCGGCCACCCGATTAAGAAAATGAAATAG
- the rpsC gene encoding 30S ribosomal protein S3, which produces MGQKSNPTGLRLGIIKGWDSNWYSDENQPSMLLEDTKLREYLAIRLRNGGLSNVIIERTPKRILLTLNTSRPGVIIGKGGEQIELLRGELKKITNKEVQINVSEIKRPELDASLVAQNISQQLQARVSFRRAMKTAISSAMRMGAKGIKIKCAGRLGGAEMARTEQYKEGRVPLHTLRADIDYANITSNTIYGSIGVSVWIFKGEIIGDVDLTPGSDSKQENEPQRKGGGRSRQRKGSGRSKRRTRK; this is translated from the coding sequence TTGGGACAAAAAAGTAATCCAACAGGACTCAGACTCGGTATCATAAAAGGTTGGGATTCCAACTGGTATTCCGATGAGAACCAGCCATCAATGCTGCTGGAAGACACAAAACTGCGTGAATATCTTGCTATTCGACTGCGCAACGGAGGTTTGTCTAACGTAATCATCGAACGTACTCCAAAAAGAATCTTGCTGACGCTGAATACATCCCGTCCGGGTGTAATCATCGGTAAGGGTGGTGAACAAATTGAACTCCTCAGAGGAGAGCTCAAAAAGATCACTAATAAAGAAGTACAGATTAACGTAAGTGAAATTAAGCGGCCTGAACTGGATGCCAGCCTGGTTGCACAAAATATTTCACAGCAGCTGCAGGCGCGGGTCTCTTTCAGAAGAGCAATGAAAACAGCTATCTCTTCAGCTATGAGAATGGGTGCTAAAGGAATTAAAATTAAATGTGCCGGACGTTTGGGTGGTGCTGAAATGGCACGAACCGAACAATACAAAGAAGGTCGTGTTCCTCTCCACACTCTGCGTGCAGATATCGATTATGCAAATATAACTTCCAATACCATTTACGGATCAATTGGAGTTTCCGTCTGGATTTTCAAAGGCGAGATCATTGGTGATGTAGATCTTACACCGGGATCCGATTCTAAACAGGAAAATGAACCGCAACGTAAAGGCGGTGGGCGAAGCAGGCAGCGTAAAGGCTCCGGAAGGTCCAAGCGTCGTACACGTAAATAA